In the genome of Sciurus carolinensis chromosome 3, mSciCar1.2, whole genome shotgun sequence, one region contains:
- the Cenpv gene encoding centromere protein V, with translation MRRARSTVASKPRGQKRSGSSGAPVVASSAPSNSRARRSTSKAGSGSPAASRQPSAKRGPKPSLPRAQEAGREEPPPPAEQALLPTPPPPPPTPATPTSSVSTLDLGEQRERWETFQKRQKLSFEGAAKLLLDTFEYQGLVKHTGGCHCGAVRFEVWASADLHIFDCNCSICKKKQNRHFIVPASRFKLLKGAESITTYTFNTHKAQHTFCKRCGVQSFYTPRSNPGGFGIAPHCLDEGTVRSVVTEEFNGSNWEKAMKEHKTIKNMSKE, from the exons ATGCGGCGGGCAAGGAGCACTGTGGCCTCCAAGCCGCGCGGGCAGAAGCGGTCGGGTTCCTCCGGGGCCCCGGTGGTCGCCTCCTCGGCCCCTAGCAACAGCCGCGCACGGCGCTCCACGAGCAAGGCCGGGAGCGGGAGCCCGGCGGCCAGTAGGCAGCCGTCGGCGAAGCGGGGGCCGAAGCCTTCGTTGCCGCGGGCCCAGGAGGCGGGCCGggaggagccgccgccgccggctGAGCAGGCGTTGCTCCCgacgccgccgccgccgcccccgacCCCCGCGACCCCGACGTCCTCGGTGTCCACGCTGGACCTGGGCGAGCAGCGGGAGCGCTGGGAAACGTTCCAGAAACGGCAGAAGCTGAGCTTCGAGGGCGCCGCCAAACTCCTGCTGGACACCTT TGAATACCAGGGCCTGGTGAAGCACACAGGAGGCTGCCACTGTGGAGCAGTCCGTTTTGAAGTCTGGGCCTCAGCAGACTTACATATCTTTGACTGCAA CTGCAGTATTTGCAAGAAGAAGCAGAATAGACACTTCATTGTTCCAGCTTCTCGATTCAAGCTCCTGAAG GGAGCAGAGAGCATAACAACTTACACATTCAATACACACAAAGCCCAGCATACCTTCTGCAAGAGATGTGGTGTTCAGAGCTTCTACACTCCCCGCTCCAACCCTGGTGGCTTTG GAATTGCCCCACACTGCCTGGATGAGGGCACCGTGCGGAGTGTGGTCACTGAGGAATTCAATGGCAGCAATTGGGAGAAGGCCATGAAGGAGCACAAGACCATCAAGAACATGTCTAAAGAGTGA